In Anaerolineae bacterium, a genomic segment contains:
- a CDS encoding response regulator yields MEQVRILLADDHAVVRAGIRNALQELPNLDVVGEVGDGPELFAALAKTRPDFLLIDVTMPNFEPVSAIRQIRADYPAMKILVVSAYDDDFYVQGLLGAGVNGYHLKNQPLSDLRLAVQRVLAGEKWISSRLVDKLVSPTGGRAVPPLTARQREILRLLQQGYDNHTIAKEMCLSVKTVENHLTRLYRQLQVQSRLEAVNYVMTHPEVLAVSGQEAMLAVFLPETPARERVTILLVDDNGRYRRQLRRVVGKAYPQAVIYEAENTREALRLIEGAAPQLVLVDVVLGDEDGIQCTRRIKAQLPNVRVILISAYPDRGFRQLGLEAGAVAFLDKKDLDTATLRQVIEDVMGCE; encoded by the coding sequence ATGGAGCAAGTACGAATTCTTTTAGCCGATGACCATGCCGTGGTGCGGGCCGGCATTCGCAATGCCTTGCAGGAATTACCAAACCTGGATGTGGTGGGGGAGGTGGGGGATGGTCCGGAGTTGTTTGCCGCCTTGGCCAAAACTCGGCCTGATTTTTTGCTGATAGACGTGACCATGCCCAATTTTGAGCCAGTGTCCGCCATCCGGCAGATTCGAGCCGATTACCCGGCCATGAAAATCCTGGTGGTCAGCGCCTACGACGATGACTTTTACGTGCAGGGTTTGTTGGGAGCAGGGGTGAATGGTTATCATCTAAAAAATCAACCTCTCAGCGATTTACGCCTGGCCGTGCAACGGGTGCTGGCCGGCGAGAAGTGGATTTCCAGCCGGTTAGTGGATAAATTGGTTAGCCCCACCGGAGGGCGGGCTGTGCCGCCTCTCACCGCGCGCCAGCGCGAGATTCTGCGTTTATTGCAGCAGGGGTATGATAATCACACCATTGCCAAAGAGATGTGTTTGAGCGTTAAAACGGTGGAGAATCACCTCACCCGCCTCTACCGGCAACTCCAGGTGCAGAGCCGGCTGGAGGCGGTCAATTATGTGATGACCCACCCTGAAGTGCTGGCTGTATCGGGCCAGGAAGCGATGCTGGCTGTGTTCCTTCCTGAAACGCCGGCCCGAGAGCGGGTAACCATTTTGCTGGTGGATGACAACGGCCGTTATCGGCGCCAATTGCGGCGAGTGGTCGGCAAAGCGTATCCCCAGGCGGTTATTTATGAAGCGGAGAACACCAGAGAGGCCTTACGCTTGATAGAGGGCGCCGCGCCCCAATTAGTGTTGGTGGATGTGGTGCTGGGTGACGAGGACGGTATTCAATGCACCCGGCGGATCAAGGCCCAATTGCCCAATGTGCGCGTCATCCTGATCAGCGCCTATCCTGACCGGGGGTTTCGCCAGTTAGGGCTGGAGGCCGGGGCGGTGGCATTTTTAGATAAAAAAGACCTGGATACGGCCACGTTGCGCCAGGTGATTGAGGATGTGATGGGCTGTGAGTGA
- a CDS encoding MSMEG_4193 family putative phosphomutase: MTKKPNKDSRKKSQHHPQPTTVLFIRHGENEWSKRDKLAGRTPGVHLNEYGRQQAKALGKYLAKVKLNAIYASPLERTMETAQAIGQYHKLEVEARKGFLEVDYGAWTGQKVKKLAQTPQWPAIQFYPSGAGFPDGESMYGMQARFVQEINSLVARHPGETIAVVGHADLIKAAVAHYLGMHFDLFQRIVISTASITTISFTPLGPRVVCVNDTHHVPPPNPDRKKGKT; this comes from the coding sequence ATGACCAAAAAGCCAAACAAAGACTCTCGGAAGAAATCTCAACACCATCCGCAGCCCACGACTGTTTTGTTTATCCGCCACGGTGAAAACGAGTGGAGCAAGCGTGATAAACTGGCCGGCCGAACCCCCGGGGTGCATTTGAATGAATATGGCCGCCAACAAGCCAAAGCATTGGGCAAATACCTGGCCAAAGTGAAATTGAATGCAATTTATGCCAGCCCCCTGGAAAGAACTATGGAAACAGCCCAGGCCATTGGGCAATACCATAAATTAGAGGTTGAAGCGCGCAAAGGTTTTTTGGAAGTGGATTATGGCGCCTGGACCGGCCAAAAAGTTAAGAAATTAGCCCAAACACCGCAATGGCCGGCCATTCAATTCTATCCCAGCGGGGCCGGTTTTCCTGATGGAGAGAGCATGTATGGCATGCAGGCCCGCTTTGTGCAAGAGATCAACAGCCTGGTGGCCCGACATCCCGGCGAGACAATTGCGGTGGTGGGGCATGCCGATTTGATTAAGGCCGCCGTGGCCCATTATTTGGGCATGCATTTTGACCTGTTCCAGCGGATTGTGATCAGCACTGCGTCCATTACTACCATCAGCTTTACACCGCTGGGGCCGCGCGTGGTGTGCGTCAATGATACGCATCACGTTCCGCCGCCGAACCCGGACCGGAAAAAGGGCAAAACATAA
- a CDS encoding DUF3090 family protein produces the protein MAGHLVDFNPVSRITIGTVGPPGERVFLLQASQGRSTITLKLEKEQATILAASVIELLEGLDEKYPQIYSKFDEPLTADLMLQEPLAPSFVVGQIGLGYDQEQDLVVVVVQEVQAEDDVASDPSAARFWATRAQMKVFSEHTLGVVQQGRPLCPLCHAPMDPEGHFCPRSNGHEKKWV, from the coding sequence ATGGCAGGGCACCTGGTAGATTTTAATCCCGTTTCCCGGATTACCATCGGCACGGTTGGGCCGCCGGGCGAGCGCGTGTTTTTGTTGCAAGCCAGTCAAGGTAGGTCAACCATTACCCTTAAATTGGAAAAAGAGCAGGCTACCATTTTGGCCGCCAGTGTTATTGAGCTTTTGGAAGGATTGGATGAAAAGTATCCACAGATCTACTCCAAATTTGATGAGCCGCTGACCGCCGATTTGATGTTGCAGGAACCGTTAGCCCCCTCTTTTGTGGTAGGGCAAATTGGGCTGGGTTATGACCAGGAACAGGATTTAGTGGTGGTAGTAGTCCAAGAAGTTCAAGCAGAAGACGATGTGGCCTCCGACCCCTCTGCGGCCCGTTTTTGGGCCACGCGGGCGCAGATGAAGGTTTTTAGCGAACACACCCTGGGAGTGGTGCAACAGGGACGGCCGCTTTGTCCCCTGTGCCATGCGCCGATGGATCCCGAGGGACACTTTTGCCCCAGGAGCAACGGCCACGAGAAAAAATGGGTCTAG
- a CDS encoding SCO1664 family protein yields the protein MGLDARQIIDTVQKLSTANRPELDLPWILEMLLEGEIALQGLFPWSSNYTFLVSLSRQAPPEGSLPRQELLAVYKPCQGERPLWDFPEGTLCQREFASYLVSQILGWPRIPPVVFRDNGPHGAGSVQLFIDADFEAHYFTLRHLPAFTEAFRSMALFDFIVNNADRKGGHCLKDKDGKIWAIDHGLTFHTDRKLRTVIWEFSDEAIPPPLLKDLERLQSMLDETCVFYRVLAQVISPAEIRAFKKRIGVLLKTTSFPEWSLGHNVPYPPV from the coding sequence ATGGGTCTAGACGCTCGGCAAATCATTGACACTGTGCAAAAGCTGTCAACCGCCAACCGCCCCGAACTCGATCTCCCCTGGATTTTGGAAATGTTGTTGGAGGGAGAAATAGCGCTACAGGGCTTGTTCCCCTGGAGTTCTAACTATACCTTTCTGGTCAGCTTGAGCCGCCAGGCGCCGCCGGAAGGATCGCTGCCCCGGCAAGAATTGCTGGCGGTTTACAAACCATGCCAGGGCGAACGCCCCCTGTGGGATTTTCCCGAGGGCACGCTCTGCCAGCGAGAATTCGCCAGCTACCTGGTCAGCCAGATATTGGGCTGGCCGCGTATTCCCCCGGTTGTGTTTAGAGATAACGGTCCGCACGGGGCGGGCAGCGTGCAGCTTTTCATTGACGCCGATTTTGAGGCCCACTACTTTACCCTGCGCCACCTGCCGGCATTTACCGAAGCTTTTAGAAGCATGGCCTTGTTTGACTTTATTGTTAACAATGCCGACCGCAAAGGCGGGCATTGTCTTAAAGATAAAGATGGAAAAATTTGGGCCATTGACCATGGCCTGACTTTTCACACCGACCGCAAACTCCGCACCGTAATTTGGGAATTTTCCGACGAGGCTATTCCTCCCCCCCTGTTGAAAGACCTGGAACGTTTGCAAAGCATGCTGGATGAAACTTGTGTCTTTTACCGGGTGCTGGCGCAAGTCATCTCCCCGGCAGAAATTCGGGCTTTCAAAAAACGCATTGGCGTTTTGCTAAAAACAACTTCCTTCCCCGAATGGTCTTTGGGCCATAATGTGCCTTATCCGCCGGTATAA